AAGCATGTTGAGAATTATGAGTGGACAAAAATGGCTCGCGAAGTTGAGAAATTGTACGACAAATTGATTAATCAGGAGGTTTTAGAATGAAAATAAGCTACTTTACAACACACTTTCCATACAAAAATAAACCTTCTGGTAAAGGATATCCCATTGGTGGTGCTGAAACAGTGGTAGAAAATTTAGCCAATGTTTTGGCTCAAAAAGGACACAAAATATCAATATTTACAACTTCAGCCAGTTCTAAAGACGAAATCGAAAAATATAATGGTATAGCTGTATACCGATATGGAACTAATTTCAAAGTTGCAAGTGGAAGATTTTCATTTGGTTTGCTTAAAAATCCAGTGAAATATTCTACTGATCTCGTTCATGTTCATATATCAGTTCCTATGGGCGATATTGGGGGTTTTTTGTATGCGAAGAGAAAGAATAAGCCTCTTATAGCCACTACTCATTTTGATATGGGATCCTATAAAGGTATTGCAATCAAATCAGCTTATTACTTTTACACTAAATTGATAGCTAAAGTTTTGTCATATGCAGATGTTGTTATTTCTCCTTCTAAAAATTACATCAATGAATCGGAGCTCATAAAAAAATACAAAAATAAGGTGGTTGTAATCCCGAATGGTATAAATATTGAAGATTTTGATATTCCATATTCAAAAGAAGAATGCAGAGAAAAATTAGCCTTCTTACCTTCCGAAAAAATACTTCTATATGTGGGAAACTTAGAACCACGTAAGGGACCTGACATCTTGATAAAAGCTATGCCCTGGATATTAAAAAATGTTTATGATACTAAGTTAGTTATTGTAGGTGATGGTGTTATGCGTAATGAACTAAATAATCTTGCAGAGAAATTGAAGATCTCGGAACGTGTGAAATTTACAGGATTTGTGCATAAATCTGAAAAGGTGTTATATTATAAATCAGCCGATGTTCTTGTACTCCCTTCGCTGTATGAAATCTTTGGCATTGTGAATTTGGAGGCAATGGCTTGTAACGTTCCAATAGTAGCATCTAAGATTGGTGGTATTCCAGA
This Methanophagales archaeon DNA region includes the following protein-coding sequences:
- a CDS encoding glycosyltransferase family 4 protein; translated protein: MKISYFTTHFPYKNKPSGKGYPIGGAETVVENLANVLAQKGHKISIFTTSASSKDEIEKYNGIAVYRYGTNFKVASGRFSFGLLKNPVKYSTDLVHVHISVPMGDIGGFLYAKRKNKPLIATTHFDMGSYKGIAIKSAYYFYTKLIAKVLSYADVVISPSKNYINESELIKKYKNKVVVIPNGINIEDFDIPYSKEECREKLAFLPSEKILLYVGNLEPRKGPDILIKAMPWILKNVYDTKLVIVGDGVMRNELNNLAEKLKISERVKFTGFVHKSEKVLYYKSADVLVLPSLYEIFGIVNLEAMACNVPIVASKIGGIPDVVKDGENGLLVPPRDSEALADAIIYLLRNKDIRERMGENGRKRVENYSWERIAEMTEK